The nucleotide window CGTAAATCACAATATCTAATTCAATTAGTATAATAAAAAGCATATATCATTTAGCAGCTACAGAGGTGTATAAACATACCATCCAATTTGAAGTAAAGCAAGTAATTGTATATGATAGCAGTAGTATAGCAGTGAGTATAGCAGTGATAAATCTTAATTTGAGATGTACTCCAAAATCATACTAACATAATCTAGTTTTATGTTAGCTATAGTATAGCAGTGAGTCACAACCCAGAAACTAAATATACTCTACAATTTTTTACTTCTTTGGCAATTTGTTCTATAGCTAATTCCTTTGAaactaaatatttatcattttggtTGACAGATAATTGTTATCAGATAATTCTCATTTTCTTCAATGCGTATGACAACACATTTTtagaaaacataaaatcataCTGATATATCAGGTGAATGATACCTGGCGAGAGTGGTTACTTGCTAGAGCTTGTGAGAGTATTTTCTGTGATTTTTTATCCACACTCTTAAGACATATAACAACATGTAATCAGTAAAGTCATAATAGCTATTAACAAAGGCAACCATGTAAGAAATTCACTTCATTCAAATTCCAAAGACATAATACATAGGTTCATATCACCATAATAGCAATTTCAAAGACTTAATACATACTACTTGGGTTCTTAATAGCAAGCAAGTTCTAAAGGAAATTCTTAAGATAGGGCAACATAATGAAGATCTAAACACAAACTAAACAACCCAATACATAAACTAAGTCCGAAAGCATAAACTAAGTCCAAGGGACATCACTAAGCCAATTCTTGAGCCAAATTAATACTTCATCAACATAGTAGGGTTGAATGATGCAAATTTGAGCCAAGTCAACCTTCTTTCCTCAAAACCCCGCAATGATACAAACATCTCCCTAGCTGGCTTAAACATCATTAGGTTACAACACATTGTATGAAACTCTAAATCAGAAGTAACTGCATCCATGGTTTGAATCTCAGCCATCACTTCACCAATAGATGCATTACTTATAGCCTCATTCCGCGACTTGCAAGTCTCCGCAATCACATTAACAGCCTCAGCTATTGAAGTTGAAGGAGTagcttttttctttcctttttgttCAGCCCCAAtaactctctttctcttttgcCCACTACTTTGACTAACAGCTCCTTGTGATGTATTCAAGTTTATATTTCCAAACTAGTTGTTGCTCCAATGCTTTCATCTTAACTATCACCCGAACCTTCTGCATCATCCAAGCCAACATCAATATCATCATTACCCAAGTTCTCATTAGGTAATACACCACTTTATGGTGCCTAATCATGCTCTCCATTATCCACTACATCCTTGAAAAGTGTGGTTAGTTGGTGAGCAAGTGGAAGTCCCTTGTCTCTAAACTTTGCATATTGAGGATTTTCCTGCATATTCATAACATAACATAGAAAACTATggtaaacataaacataaaagtATCCTAAATAAGATATTTGTGATTCACATACCAATTCTTTCTTCTCCCACCACTCATCAGATGCATCAACGGTGTTCTTCTCAAAATTCCATCCTAATCCGGTAACTTTTCCAAACAAGTTATACCATACATTCCATTCCTTTCTCAAGCTATCATACCTATTCTTCAATTGTACCTTGTGATAATTCAGTCCACTTTGTTCATGAAATTGGGAAACAATACCTTGCCATCCTTTCTTGGTAAAACAAGTACCATTTCGTTGACGCTTGGTAACTTGATCCAAACATGCCTTCACAAAGTACTCAGTGGCTTTAATATCCCTCCAACTAGCTTTGGAACTTTGACCCTCATTGTTAGTTGATGGGGGGTTAGCAGAAACATTTCTCTTAAGTGAGTCCATAATACTATATACACAAAAGTAtgataaaaaatgaaacaaactaTACATAAGGAACTTGATCAAACTAACACCAATATCCTTGTTTTGTGCATATGAAAATgataacagaaaacaaaaacaaaaaaaaatactagaagaAGTTATGTTACTTTGTGCTAAATGTAACTCTTTTTTGTAAAGGTTGGAAAAGGTTTATctaagaatgaaaatgcataaaaattagCAATACAACAATGGCTTGAAGTTGTAAGTTGCTTTTCTTACATTGTTTCATTCAAGTTCAATTACTTTAAACTCACACCAAGTaacttaaacaaaaacaatacacTCACTGCTCAAAACAGAAcaacatgagagaaaaaaaaacataaacatgtcaataataacataacagtcaacataaacatatcaataagaaaattgttttcttctttgagaCTATTTATCAAACACATACAATGCATTGATGCAGGATGAAAAAATTAAGGTAAAATTTATAACAACTAGAgcaaatagaaatagaaattaaCAGTTTTGaagcaagaaaacaaagcaaaaaaataatttatgaataTGTATTTACCTTTAGGCCTTGGCAGAACAATGGAATGATTCTCACAAGTAGCTCATAAGCATCATATACAAGGGGAAAGCTTAAGGAATAAATTCACCCAACCAACACATCTACCATGAGTAATGAGATTAACCAcaaaatctgaagaaaaaaaaaatagaggaaaatcTGAAGTAAATTGAAAGCTTGGATTTGTAAAATCTTCCCAAGTAGCAGAAAATTTAAGGTTGAAGTGATGTGAAGAaacaaaaaggaagaaaactGTGAGAAAGAGAAATTGAAGGCTTGAATTTAGGGGTAATTAGGTAAGTACTTGTCCCTTGAGAAATTAAAGGTTGAAACGTGGTTTTGATCTGCCATAGAAGCTATGAATCTCAGCTTCATGAAAACTGAATTTTGAAGACAGAAACGCGTTTCACAAAATTGCTTTTTCATTCATCCAAACAGCATGGAAAAGAGCAAAACAACGTTTATATAAAGTAACCCACGTTTTGAGCAGAAAAAAGTGGTGCCAAACACACACATAATacatttgtttaaaattaacGTTGTCAATCACcggtattaaaaataaattgttggaGTAATAAATTTGTCACAAATGTGTCTATggtttacaaaattgtcctttgtgTATAAATATTTAACATTCACTTTGTCATATTTAACGATACACTGATagtaagtattaaaaaaaatggtcttGCTAACCAGTACCCTcggggcattggttaaggatTCTACAAATAGCAATATTGTCTTTGAAATATAAGATATTACTTttgattaagtaataattatacgattttttcatgaaaacttGCTTGTTTTGAATGTTTAACCAATGCCTTTGGGAAACTTATTAGtattctcctaaaaaaattactatcaATGTATTGTGAAATATGAAAAAGCtaacattaaatatatttatagaaaaaaaaaacaatttggtaAATCATAAACACATTTGTGACAGATTTATTACtccaacaatattttttaatacccGTGATTTTTGTGAAATACTCTATTcatatcaaaataattgtcaattttgcattttttttctttttctcaataaTAGTCACGTTagaataccaatgcaacatttgttattttttcctATATTATACCATTATTAATGAATatcatccaacttaactactaaacaaactacaattaataaatgtattttagtaaatgagattaattttattattaaaatcaatacaattaattatttttcaaaaaacttacaCAAACTTTAAACGACTATTATTTTGAAGTGGATGGAGAaactttattattaaaattgaataagACATAGTTACGGGTTAACGCCTCCGCCTCATATTAAtgttatgagaaatgatatttgtacaacccttttctaacaactttttgacaactttctctctcatactcacgaGATATTCTTATTCtccctcttcctttttctctctccattgtttttaaccaataagaagagagaaaaacaaagttgtcattAAAGTTGTCCTTAAATGGatatcaaaatatcattccCCTAATGTTATATATGGCTATGTATGGGATATTGGGAATTGTGTCGAAGTGGGCAATCACCGAACCTGATTAAAtaagatactccctccgttcctttttaagtgtcacttttggagaaaaattttgttcctatttaactgtcactttcaaagttcaatgcaacattaaatgttgttttaccaatattatccttaattatttattgcggagagagaaatatatgaaatgatatattaaatgaataaggtcattatagtaaaagtatagcttattgcatTAAAAGTAgaatcaattgttgattgtcttggtttgtgtaaaatatcaatatgtgacaattaaaaaggaacggatgtAGTACCAAATACAAAGTGGACATCgagaaaatgaatttaataaaaTCTTGGAACTAGAGCCTGGACAGTCATGGATACCAGTACTATAAAAGGATATAACAGCAATGTTAAAATTTCACTTCTCATTTCATTTCTTGTCTTGTGTATTgcatgaaaaaaattcattcacaTATAAGGATTTAGAAATATGGAATACTTAAGTTCTTTGttaactttgttttttctttttgctacTGTGTTATTCTATGTAACTAATGGTGAACCTTTAGTTCCAGCTTTTTTCATATTTGGAGACTCGATTGTTGATGtaggaaacaacaacaacctagcCACTCTTATTAAAGCAAACTTCTTTCCTTATGGAATAGACTTTGTGACGCATAATCCAACAGGAAGAATGTCTAATGGAAAGTTTGCTGTAGACTATGCTTGTGATTTTTCTAGCCCCTCAAATTCTACTTTgtcaattgattttatttcaaaatgaaaatttgcaGTCAACTTAAAATTGTCGGTCTATTGCAAGCTAGTAAGATTAACACAATTTAGCGGTTTGTAGGAGACTGCATTATAAAGTCAGCTATAAGGATCCtagttttttttgtctagtaattgatcttttttttacaagaactagtatttgatctatatatgttaatttattgcAGCCGAATTCGCTGGATTTACATCTTATCAACCAGCTTACGTAAATTTAAATACCAAAGGAAACAACATCTTGAACGGTGCCAACTTTGCCTCATCTGGTTCTGGTTACCATTATCTTACagcaaaaaaatatgtaaataaacaattcctctctctctctatctctctctctctctctctaaattcttgttatttactAGGAAAAAACTTTTGTTGTGTGTGTTTCATGTGTGTAGAATGTAATTCCATTAATGAATCAACTGGAACACTACAAGGACTGTCAAGAATAATTGGTGGCAATAGTTGGAAAATCAAATGCAACATCAATTATTTATGATGCAGCATATCTTCTTGTTGCTGGGTCTGGTGATTTTgcacaaaatta belongs to Medicago truncatula cultivar Jemalong A17 chromosome 6, MtrunA17r5.0-ANR, whole genome shotgun sequence and includes:
- the LOC120580889 gene encoding L10-interacting MYB domain-containing protein-like isoform X1; this translates as MYSLFHFLSYFCVYSIMDSLKRNVSANPPSTNNEGQSSKASWRDIKATEYFVKACLDQVTKRQRNGTCFTKKGWQGIVSQFHEQSGLNYHKVQLKNRYDSLRKEWNVWYNLFGKVTGLGWNFEKNTVDASDEWWEKKELENPQYAKFRDKGLPLAHQLTTLFKDVVDNGEHD
- the LOC120580889 gene encoding L10-interacting MYB domain-containing protein-like isoform X2, encoding MDSLKRNVSANPPSTNNEGQSSKASWRDIKATEYFVKACLDQVTKRQRNGTCFTKKGWQGIVSQFHEQSGLNYHKVQLKNRYDSLRKEWNVWYNLFGKVTGLGWNFEKNTVDASDEWWEKKELENPQYAKFRDKGLPLAHQLTTLFKDVVDNGEHD